One Helianthus annuus cultivar XRQ/B chromosome 7, HanXRQr2.0-SUNRISE, whole genome shotgun sequence genomic region harbors:
- the LOC110868040 gene encoding coatomer subunit beta-2-like has protein sequence MTYNMEKSCSLLIHFDKGTPALANEIKVALEGNDDTAKIDAMKKAVMLLLNGETLPQLFITIVRYVLPSEDHTVQKLLLLYLEIIAKTDSKGKVLPEMILICQNLRNNLQHPNEYIRGVTLRFLCRICETEIIEPLIPSILANLEHRNPFVRRNAILAVNAIYKLPHGDHLLVDAPEMIEKVLSTEADQSAKRNAFLMLYTCAQDLAVHYLLTHVDKVFEWGESLQMVVLDLIRKVYRSHTREKGKYIKIIISLLNVPSATVIFECAGTLVSLSSAPTPIRVAASTYCQLLVSQSDNNVKLIVLDRLDELKASHNEIMVNMIMDVLRALSSPNHDIRRKTLDIALDLITPQNINEVILTLKNEVVKTQSGEFEKDGEYRQMLIQAIHRVRSSSRKLRARLYICWWISWAIVMSLLRWM, from the exons ATGACTT ATAATATGGAGAAATCATGCTCTCTTCTTATTCATTTCGACAAAGGAACACCGGCACTTGCCAATGAGATCAAGGTGGCTCTTGAAGGAAACGACGATACTGCAAAGATAGACGCCATGAAAAAAGCCGTTATGCTTTTACTGAACGGAGAAACACTACCACAGCTTTTCATCACAATCGTTCGTTACGTCCTTCCTTCAGAGGATCACACGGTTCAGAAACTACTCCTTCTTTACCTTGAAATCATCGCAAAGACGGACTCCAAAGGAAAAGTCTTACCCGAAATGATTTTAATCTGCCAAAACTTACGAAACAATCTCCAGCACCCGAATGAGTACATTCGCGGTGTAACTTTGCGGTTTCTTTGCCGTATATGTGAAACCGAGATTATCGAGCCCTTGATCCCTTCCATATTGGCCAATCTGGAGCATAGAAATCCGTTTGTAAGGAGGAATGCCATACTTGCGGTGAACGCGATCTACAAGCTTCCACACGGGGATCACCTTTTGGTCGATGCACCAGAAATGATCGAAAAAGTGTTATCAACCGAAGCTGATCAATCCGCAAAGAGAAACGCGTTTCTTATGCTTTACACATGCGCCCAAGATCTTGCGGTTCATTACCTTTTGACCCATGTGGATAAAGTGTTCGAATGGGGCGAATCGTTACAAATGGTCGTGTTGGATTTGATACGCAAAGTGTATCGGTCGCACACACGAGAAAAAGGGAAGTACATAAAGATCATTATATCGTTGTTAAACGTACCTTCCGCTACTGTTATCTTCGAATGCGCGGGAACACTGGTATCGTTATCATCCGCTCCCACCCCCATTCGGGTTGCAGCCAGTACGTATTGCCAGCTTCTCGTCAGTCAGAGCGACAACAATGTGAAGCTTATCGTGCTTGATCGTTTAGACGAACTAAAAGCTTCCCATAACGAGATCATGGTTAATATGATAATGGACGTGCTCCGGGCACTCTCGAGCCCAAACCACGACATTAGGCGTAAAACACTTGATATCGCTCTTGATTTAATCACCCCTCAAAACATTAACGAAGTCATTCTCACTTTGAAAAATGAAGTGGTGAAAACTCAAAGCGGCGAGTTTGAGAAAGATGGTGAGTATCGTCAAATGCTTATTCAAGCGATTCATCGTGTGCGGTCAAGTTCCCGGAAGTTGCGGGCACGGTTGTACATATGTTGGTGGATTTCTTGGGCGATAGTAATGTCGCTTCTGCGATGGATGTAG